CCGAGCTGCGGGAGGCGGTCGCCGCGCACCAGGGGCGCTTCTACGGTCTGGCCGTCGATCCGGACACGGAGGTGCTCGTCACCGCCGACGCGACCGAGGCCATCGCCGCGACGCTACTCGCGCTCGTCGAGGAGGGCGATGAGGTCGTGACGCTCGAGCCGTTCTACGACGCGTACGGGGCGCTCATCTCGCTCGCTCGCGGGATCCACCGGACCGTGCCGCTGCGCGCTCCCGACTTCCAGCCCCGGCTCGACGACCTCCGCCGGGCGATCACGGACCGCACCCGCGTGATCCTCCTCAACGACCCGCACAACCCCACGGGGACCGTGCTCAGCCGCGAGGTGCGGGAGCTCGTCGTCGAGCTCGCCATCGCCCACGACGCGGTGATCGTCACGGACGAGGTCTACGAGCACCTCGCCTTCGACACGCCCCACGTGCCCGTCGCGACGCTGCCGGGTGCGCGGGAGCGCACGGTGACCATCTCCTCGGGCGGCAAGACGTTCCTCACCACGGGGTGGAAGGTCGGCTGGCTGACCGCGCCGGCGCCGCTCGTGTCGGCGATCCTCGCGGTGAAGCAGTTCCTGACGTTCGTGAACGGCGCGCCGTTCCAGCCCGCCATCGCGACGGGGCTCGCGCTGCCCGACGAGGTGTACGACGGCATCGCCGACGACCTGCGGCGCAAGCGCGACGTCCTCGCCGCGGGGCTGACCGCCGCGGGCTTCCGGATCCACCTCCCCGCGGCCGGGTACTTCATCGTCGCCGACGCGGCCCCGCTCGGCTTCCCCGACGCCCGCGAGCTGTGCCTGCGCCTCCCGGAGCTCGCGGGCGTCGTCGGCGTGCCGCTGTCGGCCTTCTGCCACGCGCCCCTCGCCGCGGAGC
This window of the Clavibacter sepedonicus genome carries:
- a CDS encoding aminotransferase class I/II-fold pyridoxal phosphate-dependent enzyme, whose translation is MTIPGAWVRAARGAMLVTPDGFPSTTVFAEMSALAAATGAINLGQGFPDEDGPREVLEAARAAISAGMNQYPPGRGTPELREAVAAHQGRFYGLAVDPDTEVLVTADATEAIAATLLALVEEGDEVVTLEPFYDAYGALISLARGIHRTVPLRAPDFQPRLDDLRRAITDRTRVILLNDPHNPTGTVLSREVRELVVELAIAHDAVIVTDEVYEHLAFDTPHVPVATLPGARERTVTISSGGKTFLTTGWKVGWLTAPAPLVSAILAVKQFLTFVNGAPFQPAIATGLALPDEVYDGIADDLRRKRDVLAAGLTAAGFRIHLPAAGYFIVADAAPLGFPDARELCLRLPELAGVVGVPLSAFCHAPLAAEHASLVRFAFCKRIDVLEEAARRLGALAVGTA